One window of the Paraburkholderia sp. PGU19 genome contains the following:
- a CDS encoding MarR family winged helix-turn-helix transcriptional regulator, whose protein sequence is MSEGVYGEQATGRVTHSLLRLSTAMRSQAWEWAEGAGLTPTQGEILVLLMQRKGPMRLGEIARETALTAATTSDAVSTLESKGLVEKRRALDDGRALAVRLTARGRTAAKRAAQWPDFLAKAVGTLRDEEQSIFYRTLLKTVRQLEVQGHIPPHRMCVTCTHFEPSKNPKKTPHRCMLLDLSMSDTDLRLDCSVHETADAATQKKTWKIFAQQA, encoded by the coding sequence ATGAGCGAAGGCGTATACGGAGAGCAGGCAACCGGGCGGGTGACCCACAGCCTGCTGCGACTCAGCACGGCCATGCGGAGCCAGGCATGGGAATGGGCGGAAGGCGCGGGTCTGACGCCTACCCAGGGCGAAATTCTTGTGCTGCTGATGCAGCGCAAGGGGCCGATGCGGCTCGGCGAAATCGCACGCGAAACCGCGCTGACTGCCGCAACCACGAGCGATGCCGTGAGCACGCTGGAAAGCAAGGGTCTCGTCGAAAAGCGCCGTGCGCTCGATGACGGGCGCGCGCTTGCCGTGCGTCTGACGGCTCGCGGCCGCACTGCGGCCAAGCGCGCCGCGCAATGGCCTGACTTCCTCGCCAAGGCGGTCGGCACGCTGCGCGACGAAGAACAATCGATCTTCTATCGCACGCTGCTGAAGACGGTGCGTCAGCTCGAAGTGCAAGGTCACATCCCGCCGCACCGGATGTGCGTGACCTGCACGCATTTCGAGCCGAGCAAGAACCCGAAGAAGACGCCGCATCGCTGCATGCTGCTCGATCTGTCGATGTCGGATACCGATCTGCGTCTGGACTGCTCGGTGCACGAAACGGCGGACGCGGCGACGCAGAAAAAGACCTGGAAGATCTTCGCGCAGCAAGCC